The Plectropomus leopardus isolate mb chromosome 15, YSFRI_Pleo_2.0, whole genome shotgun sequence genome has a segment encoding these proteins:
- the LOC121954842 gene encoding G-protein coupled receptor 4-like, giving the protein MDDIYMNNTSQNRSSNFTESMDYDFAEARFIMFVVDCIIICIGLPLTLLAIYALYSLVKDDHIAPIYVINLLITDVIQLCCLIVEVSQRERPTETFSDLIRFYCLTTSVCFMVCIAMERYLVIACPLWYRLRRTIKISVLVSL; this is encoded by the exons ATGGATGATATCTACATGAACAATACTTCACAGAACAGAAGCTCTAATTTCACAGAGAGCATGGATTATGATTTTGCAGAAGCTAGATTCATCATGTTTGTGGTGGATTGCATAATCATTTGTATCGGCCTTCCTTTGACTCTCTTGGCCATTTATGCTCTTTATTCTCTG gtaaAAGATGATCATATTGCTCCGATCTACGTCATCAACCTTCTCATTACCGACGTCATTCAGCTCTGCTGCCTGATCGTTGAGGTGTCACAGCGTGAGAGGCCCACAGAAACGTTCTCCGATTTAATCCGCTTCTATTGTCTAACGACCAGTGTTTGCTTCATGGTGTGCATCGCCATGGAAAG gtatttggtcatcgCCTGCCCACTGTGGTACCGCCTCAGACGAACCATCAAGATCTCTGTGCTG GTTTCACTCTGA
- the LOC121954828 gene encoding ovarian cancer G-protein coupled receptor 1-like produces the protein FGYYDYNEEAGFIIYLVTCIIICFSLPLTIMAIYDLYSLMKNGQVAPIYVINLLISDLIQLCCMIVELAQPEEWKITEAFVYIYIYCLVASVLFMMCIALERYLVIACPLWYRYRRTLKISVLVCVAVWVLPIFYFLPFFFWVNYKGKRAIFAILLLLPLPLFIFFLGGTLRALSTSISVHSDEKRRIVGMLLLVLLIYTVLFLPSIIWSLVPGARYKKILTNLCLMFLRLSPLADLVLYVFMRKRTTDKILASVCCCTVDSKDVSSITV, from the exons TTTGGCTACTACGATTACAATGAAGAAGCTGGATTCATCATATATTTGGTGACATGCATAATCATATGTTTCAGCCTTCCTTTGACCATCATGGCCATCTATGATCTATATTCTCTG ATGAAAAATGGCCAAGTTGCTCCGATCTACGTCATCAACCTTCTCATTTCCGACCTCATTCAGCTCTGCTGCATGATAGTTGAATTGGCACAGCCTGAGGAGTGGAAGATAACTGAGGCATTCGTATATATTTACATCTATTGTCTGGTGGCCAGTGTTCTCTTCATGATGTGCATCGCTCTGGAAAG gtatttggtcatcgCCTGTCCACTTTGGTACCGCTACAGAAGAACCCTCAAGATCTCTGTCCTGGTCTGTGTCGCGGTCTGGGTCCTTCCTATTTTCTATTTCCTTCCGTTCTTTTTCTGGGTTAACTATAAGGGTAAACGAGCAATCTTTgccattctcctcctccttcctctcccgCTGTTCATATTTTTCCTGGGTGGGACCCTCAGAGCCTTGTCCACTTCCATCTCTGTCCACTCTGATGAAAAAAGACGAATTGTAGGAATGTTGCTTCTGGTGTTGCTTATTTACACAGTGCTCTTCCTGCCCAGCATCATTTGGTCCCTGGTCCCGGGAGCTCGATATAAAAAAATTCTCACCAATCTGTGTTTAATGTTTCTGAGGCTGAGTCCTCTTGCAGACTTAGTTCTGTATGTTTTCATGAGGAAAAGGACCACTGACAAAATTCTGGcctctgtgtgttgttgcaCAGTGGACAGCAAGGATGTCAGCAGTATAACAGTTTGA
- the LOC121954745 gene encoding ovarian cancer G-protein coupled receptor 1-like gives MENICNTSWNNSYYYSYDYSNVTYDYYSDNEKTGFIVFVVTCIIICICLPLTLMAIFALFSLVQNDHVAPIYVINLLISDLIQLCSTIFWLARPEDWQIYNIVYIYFFGVMASAFFMVCVALERYLVIVFPLWYRFRRTVKTSVLVCVMVWAIPLVYLLPSYFCINLKVTEVIAAILLLLPLPLFIFFLSGTLKALSASISVPSNEKRRIVGMLVLVLLIYAVLFLPSIMWSLVAGARSNNILSNLSFVFLRLSPLADLVLYIFMRKGTIDKVLASVCCCTMDDNGVSSPTT, from the exons ATGGAAAATATCTGCAACACTTCATGGAACAACAGCTACTATTACAGCTATGATTACAGCAACGTCACCTACGACTACTACAGTGATAATGAAAAAACTGGATTCATCGTATTTGTGGTAACATGCATTATCATTTGCATCTGCCTTCCACTGACCCTCATGGCCatctttgctcttttttctctg gtgCAAAATGATCATGTTGCTCCAATCTACGTCATCAATCTTCTGATTTCCGACCTCATCCAGCTCTGCAGCACAATATTTTGGTTGGCGAGACCTGAGGACTGGCAGATATATAACATTGTTTATATTTACTTCTTTGGTGTGATGGCCAGTGCGTTCTTCATGGTCTGTGTCGCACTGGAAAG GTATTTGGTCATTGTCTTCCCACTGTGGTACCGCTTCAGACGAACCGTCAAGACCTCTGTGCTGGTCTGTGTCATGGTCTGGGCCATTCCTCTTGTCTATCTCCTCCCTTCTTATTTCTGTATTAATCTTAAGGTCACCGAAGTAATTGCCGCCATCCTTTTACTCCTTCCTCTCCCACTGTTCATATTCTTCCTGAGCGGGACCCTCAAAGCCCTGTCTGCATCCATCTCCGTTCCCTCTAATGAAAAACGAAGAATTGTAGGAATGTTGGTCCTGGTGCTGCTTATTTACGCTGTTCTCTTTCTGCCAAGCATCATGTGGTCCCTGGTAGCGGGTGCCAGAAGTAACAATATCCTCAGCAACCtatcttttgtgtttcttaggTTGAGTCCTCTCGCAGACTTAGTTCTGTATATTTTCATGAGGAAGGGGACCATTGACAAGGTTTTGGcctctgtgtgttgttgcaCAATGGACGACAATGGTGTCAGCAGTCCAACAACTTGA